The proteins below come from a single Nocardioides eburneiflavus genomic window:
- a CDS encoding IS256 family transposase — protein sequence MTVDPNSIDLPTFMTEHLARAEPDLLRTMLSTFVQALMSAEADAICGAGYGERSPERTNSRNGYRTRDFDTRTGTMEVAIPKLREGSYFPDWLLERRRRAERALTTVVATCYLLGVSTRRMEKLVETLGITRLSKSQVSVMAKELDAHVEDFRTRPLDAGPYTFLAADALTMKVREGGRVVNTHVLVATGVNADGHREILGVDICSAESEAGWLTLFRGLNARGLSGVKLVTSDAHSGLVAAMTATLDGAAWQRCRTHYAANLMSATPKSSWGWVKAMLHSIYDQPDTKAVHAQFDRVIDTLDEKLPAVAEHLEEARADILAFTAFPKEIWRQIWSNNPNERLNREIRRRTDVVGIFPDRNSAIRLIGAVLAEQHDDWAEGRRYLGLDVLARSRIALINTNETTDQKEDLTPAALTA from the coding sequence ATGACCGTCGACCCCAACTCTATTGACCTGCCCACGTTCATGACCGAGCACCTGGCGCGTGCCGAGCCCGACCTACTCCGGACCATGTTGTCCACGTTCGTGCAGGCGTTGATGTCGGCCGAGGCCGACGCGATCTGCGGCGCCGGCTACGGCGAACGCAGCCCGGAGCGGACCAACTCCCGCAACGGCTACCGGACCCGGGACTTCGACACCCGCACCGGCACGATGGAGGTTGCAATCCCCAAGCTGCGCGAGGGCTCGTACTTCCCCGACTGGCTCCTCGAGCGCCGCCGTCGGGCCGAGCGGGCCCTGACCACAGTGGTGGCAACCTGCTACCTCCTCGGGGTGTCGACGCGGCGGATGGAGAAGCTCGTCGAGACCCTCGGCATCACCAGGTTGTCGAAGTCGCAAGTCAGCGTGATGGCCAAGGAGCTCGACGCGCACGTGGAGGACTTCCGCACCCGGCCACTCGACGCCGGGCCGTACACGTTCCTGGCCGCGGACGCGTTGACGATGAAGGTCCGCGAGGGCGGGCGGGTCGTGAACACCCACGTCCTGGTCGCGACCGGCGTCAACGCCGATGGGCACCGCGAGATCCTCGGCGTGGACATCTGCTCGGCCGAGTCCGAGGCCGGCTGGCTGACCCTGTTCCGCGGCCTGAACGCCCGCGGCCTGAGCGGCGTCAAGCTCGTCACGTCCGATGCCCACAGTGGCCTGGTGGCCGCGATGACGGCGACCCTGGACGGTGCCGCCTGGCAGCGATGCCGCACCCACTACGCGGCGAACCTGATGTCCGCGACACCAAAGTCGTCGTGGGGCTGGGTCAAGGCGATGCTGCACTCGATCTACGACCAGCCCGACACCAAGGCCGTGCACGCCCAGTTCGACCGCGTCATCGACACCCTGGACGAGAAGCTCCCCGCCGTGGCCGAGCACCTCGAGGAAGCCCGCGCCGACATCCTGGCCTTCACCGCGTTCCCGAAAGAGATCTGGCGCCAGATCTGGTCCAACAATCCCAACGAGCGCCTCAACCGCGAGATCCGCCGACGCACCGACGTCGTCGGGATCTTCCCCGACCGCAACTCCGCCATCCGACTCATCGGAGCCGTCCTAGCCGAGCAGCACGACGACTGGGCCGAGGGCCGCCGCTACCTCGGACTCGACGTCCTGGCACGCTCCCGCATCGCACTCATCAACACCAACGAGACCACCGACCAGAAGGAGGACCTGACACCCGCCGCACTCACTGCCTAG
- a CDS encoding NAD(P)/FAD-dependent oxidoreductase has translation MSGHLTAYERHAPDPRLVAESLAGSELGVFWLDDAGAGSMPACAPLTASTRADLTVVGGGYLGLWTAVHARRRDPGRRVVLLEAQTVGWAASGRNGGFCDASITHGEENGRSRWPEEHDTLARLGRENLDAFEADVRDLGLACEWERTGALSVAVEEHQVDWLQGSSHVLDAAAVRAEIDSPLFLGGALEPDTSALVHPARLALDLARVAADLGVEVHEHSAVTGLRREGRVVEVSTDRATVTSDHVVLATGVAPSLVRRNRLMTVPVYDYVLMTEPLSAGQLASIGWAGRQGLGDLANQFHYSRLTREDRILWGGYDAIYPAGGQVHVRHEDRPESHARLASHFLATFPQLEGIRFTHRWAGAIDTSTQFAAFYGTTHGGRVAHAAGFTGLGVGATRFAAEVVLDLLAGRPTERTELRMVRERPLPFPPEPLASVGINLTRWSLDRADHREGRRNGFLRALDRAGLGFDS, from the coding sequence GTGAGCGGCCACCTCACCGCCTACGAGCGGCACGCGCCCGACCCGCGGCTGGTCGCCGAGTCCCTGGCCGGGAGCGAGCTGGGCGTCTTCTGGCTCGACGACGCCGGCGCGGGATCCATGCCGGCGTGCGCGCCCCTCACCGCGTCGACGCGTGCCGACCTGACCGTGGTGGGCGGCGGCTACCTCGGGCTGTGGACCGCGGTGCACGCCAGGCGTCGCGACCCCGGTCGACGGGTGGTGCTGCTCGAGGCGCAGACCGTCGGCTGGGCGGCGTCGGGCCGCAACGGCGGGTTCTGCGACGCCTCGATCACCCACGGCGAGGAGAACGGCCGCTCGCGCTGGCCGGAGGAGCACGACACCTTGGCGCGGCTGGGCAGGGAGAACCTAGACGCCTTCGAGGCCGACGTGCGCGACCTCGGCCTGGCCTGCGAGTGGGAGCGCACGGGCGCGCTGTCGGTGGCGGTCGAGGAGCACCAGGTCGACTGGCTGCAGGGCTCGTCGCACGTCCTCGACGCGGCTGCCGTACGGGCCGAGATCGACAGCCCGCTGTTCCTCGGCGGCGCGCTGGAGCCGGACACGTCCGCGCTGGTGCACCCCGCGCGGCTCGCCCTCGACCTGGCCCGGGTCGCCGCCGACCTCGGCGTCGAGGTGCACGAGCACTCCGCCGTCACCGGGCTGCGGCGCGAGGGTCGTGTCGTCGAGGTGTCGACCGACCGCGCGACGGTCACCTCGGACCACGTGGTGCTCGCCACCGGGGTCGCCCCGTCGCTCGTCCGTCGCAACCGGCTGATGACGGTGCCTGTCTACGACTACGTGCTGATGACCGAGCCACTGTCGGCCGGGCAGCTCGCCTCGATCGGCTGGGCAGGACGGCAGGGGCTCGGCGACCTGGCCAACCAGTTCCACTACTCGCGGCTGACCCGCGAGGACCGGATCCTGTGGGGCGGCTACGACGCGATCTACCCCGCCGGCGGGCAGGTCCACGTCCGCCACGAGGACCGACCGGAGAGCCACGCCCGCCTCGCCTCGCACTTCCTCGCGACCTTCCCCCAGCTCGAGGGCATCCGGTTCACGCACCGCTGGGCGGGCGCGATCGACACCTCGACGCAGTTCGCGGCGTTCTACGGCACCACCCACGGCGGACGGGTGGCCCACGCCGCGGGCTTCACCGGGCTCGGGGTGGGCGCGACCCGCTTCGCCGCCGAGGTGGTCCTCGACCTGCTCGCCGGGCGGCCGACGGAGCGTACGGAGCTGCGGATGGTGCGCGAGCGCCCGCTCCCGTTCCCGCCCGAGCCGCTCGCGTCGGTCGGGATCAACCTCACCCGCTGGTCCCTCGACCGCGCCGACCACCGCGAGGGCCGGCGCAACGGCTTCCTGCGGGCGCTCGACCGGGCCGGGCTGGGGTTCGACTCCTGA
- a CDS encoding PucR family transcriptional regulator has protein sequence MLTTGVTLREALALPAFRRAAPEVVAGAAGAARPIRWVHATERPDVGELLREGDLLLTMGTGLPPDDDESGLAAFVDELADVGSAGMVVELGRRWGSALPDALVAACERHGLPLVVLGRETRFAALAQEIGERVVDQQVTELREAQRVHETFTELSFGQAGPVEILRAVQRLSDGPVVVENAQHRPLDYFAGPDDPGGFLDGWPARSRRVEVAGRTGWDATNGWLVTRLGTADQAWGRLVIGSPEAPSQRLVAVAERAAAALALHRLHDRDRGTLMRRTHLELLTALMAGPVRDGAGPDEVGRRCELAGFPVRRRTFVGLVVRPRVGTGTPADLDEVAATVVRAAHGLRLPALVCEVDRDLRVLVSAGPAADADDLVDRLAARVLPHHDVVVAAGRAVTDRGGIARTVTEAGQVADAAPQVRRGQDPDVHRLADLHLRGLLALLGEDERVRLFVERELGPLEAHDRADGSRTELLAALRALLLHPASKTEAAASLHLSRAAFYDRLARIETVLGADLDDPDVRVSLHVALVARDLGRETADGLSGGPSK, from the coding sequence GTGCTGACGACGGGCGTGACCTTGCGGGAGGCGCTGGCGCTGCCCGCCTTCCGCCGCGCGGCACCGGAGGTCGTCGCCGGTGCCGCCGGTGCGGCCCGCCCGATCCGGTGGGTGCACGCCACGGAGCGACCCGACGTCGGCGAGCTGCTGCGCGAGGGCGACCTGCTGCTGACGATGGGCACCGGGCTGCCGCCCGACGACGACGAGTCCGGGCTGGCCGCCTTCGTCGACGAGCTCGCCGACGTCGGCAGCGCGGGGATGGTCGTCGAGCTCGGCCGGCGCTGGGGGTCCGCGCTCCCCGACGCCCTCGTCGCGGCGTGCGAGCGCCACGGCCTCCCGCTGGTCGTGCTGGGCCGGGAGACCCGGTTCGCCGCGCTCGCGCAGGAGATCGGCGAGCGGGTCGTCGACCAGCAGGTCACCGAGCTCCGCGAGGCGCAGCGGGTCCACGAGACCTTCACCGAGCTCAGCTTCGGCCAGGCCGGCCCCGTCGAGATCCTCCGGGCGGTGCAGCGGCTCTCCGACGGCCCCGTCGTCGTCGAGAACGCCCAGCACCGGCCCCTCGACTACTTCGCCGGCCCCGACGACCCGGGCGGCTTCCTCGACGGCTGGCCCGCGCGCTCACGGCGCGTGGAGGTGGCCGGGCGCACCGGCTGGGACGCCACGAACGGCTGGCTCGTCACCCGGCTCGGCACCGCCGACCAGGCGTGGGGACGGCTGGTGATCGGTTCGCCCGAGGCGCCGTCGCAGCGGCTCGTCGCGGTCGCCGAGCGCGCCGCCGCGGCGCTCGCGCTGCACCGGCTGCACGACCGTGACCGCGGCACCCTCATGCGGCGCACGCACCTCGAGCTGCTGACCGCGCTCATGGCCGGACCCGTCCGCGACGGCGCCGGCCCCGACGAGGTGGGGCGCCGCTGCGAGCTCGCGGGCTTCCCCGTGCGGCGGCGCACCTTCGTCGGCCTCGTGGTCCGCCCGCGCGTCGGCACCGGCACGCCCGCCGACCTCGACGAGGTCGCCGCCACCGTGGTGCGTGCCGCCCACGGCCTGCGGTTGCCCGCCCTGGTCTGCGAGGTGGACCGAGACCTGCGCGTGCTGGTGTCGGCGGGACCGGCGGCGGACGCCGACGACCTCGTCGACCGGCTCGCCGCCCGCGTGCTGCCCCACCACGACGTCGTGGTCGCCGCCGGCCGTGCCGTCACCGACCGCGGCGGCATCGCGCGTACGGTCACCGAGGCCGGCCAGGTCGCCGACGCCGCCCCGCAGGTCCGGCGCGGTCAGGACCCCGACGTGCACCGGCTCGCCGACCTCCACCTGCGCGGCCTGCTGGCGCTGCTCGGGGAGGACGAGCGCGTCCGGCTGTTCGTCGAGCGCGAGCTCGGCCCGCTGGAGGCCCACGACCGCGCCGACGGCTCGCGCACCGAGCTCCTCGCCGCGCTGCGCGCCCTGCTGCTGCACCCCGCCAGCAAGACCGAGGCGGCCGCCAGCCTGCACCTGTCGCGCGCCGCCTTCTACGACCGGCTGGCCCGGATCGAGACGGTCCTCGGTGCCGACCTCGACGACCCGGACGTCCGCGTCTCGCTCCACGTCGCGCTCGTCGCCCGTGACCTGGGCCGGGAGACGGCTGACGGACTGTCCGGCGGGCCTTCGAAGTGA
- a CDS encoding HNH endonuclease signature motif containing protein translates to MIETLAAGARGVADDLSPADLLATIKASRDVENSEAARQLALAARWADLHPPESIHTAASFTVSGSQHEEPIAGEGAPLVAEFCCAELGTVLGITSTAAKKLVGHALELRHRLPRLWAQVHAGQVPAWRARLVADTTIHSSPALTREAAGFVDAQVAAVAGRVGSAQLDRLVAETIRRYDLATADPTQDPEDGYLHVDPRHVTVDTEDVHYAGTLRIEAEVDIADALDLDRALAHHAATQQALGSLLPLDARRAKALGDLARTQTALDLAGGGADLEDTGAGGDDADETHLPAARAVVIHAHVDASFSGDTTVFGPTGRMENGQRLVLLEQVQSWCADTRTEVTIKPVIDLNTTLTAQTRKVPATIREHVILRDRTCVFPFCTRPARRCDVDHIIPWDNDAHAEGRPQPGPTTTSNLACLCRFHHRLKTHSPWRYAMVAPGVFAWTSPHGHRYRRDRTGTTDLDPPDPPDLAIPPGLPRPRRR, encoded by the coding sequence ATGATCGAGACGCTGGCAGCCGGGGCACGAGGGGTCGCAGACGACCTCTCACCCGCCGACCTGCTCGCCACGATCAAGGCCTCCCGTGACGTCGAGAACTCCGAGGCTGCCCGCCAGCTCGCTCTCGCCGCCCGGTGGGCGGACCTGCACCCGCCGGAGTCGATCCACACAGCAGCGTCGTTCACGGTGTCGGGGTCGCAGCACGAGGAGCCCATCGCCGGGGAGGGTGCTCCGCTGGTGGCGGAGTTCTGTTGCGCCGAGCTCGGCACCGTCCTCGGGATCACGTCGACGGCGGCGAAGAAGCTCGTCGGTCACGCCCTCGAGCTGCGCCACCGCCTGCCGCGGTTGTGGGCGCAGGTCCACGCCGGGCAGGTGCCGGCGTGGCGGGCGAGGCTCGTCGCGGACACCACGATCCACTCCTCGCCCGCGTTGACTCGTGAGGCGGCGGGGTTCGTCGACGCGCAGGTCGCGGCCGTCGCCGGACGGGTCGGGTCCGCGCAGCTGGACCGGCTCGTCGCGGAGACGATCAGGCGCTACGACCTCGCGACCGCCGACCCCACGCAGGATCCGGAGGACGGCTACCTGCACGTCGACCCGCGTCACGTCACCGTGGACACCGAGGACGTGCACTACGCCGGCACCCTGCGGATCGAGGCCGAGGTCGACATCGCCGACGCCCTCGACCTCGACCGCGCCCTCGCCCACCACGCCGCCACCCAGCAGGCCCTCGGATCCCTGCTGCCACTCGACGCCCGACGAGCCAAGGCCCTCGGGGACCTCGCCAGGACCCAGACTGCTCTGGATCTCGCCGGCGGCGGCGCCGACCTGGAGGACACCGGCGCTGGCGGCGACGACGCCGACGAGACGCACCTGCCCGCCGCCCGCGCGGTCGTGATCCACGCCCACGTCGACGCCTCCTTCTCCGGCGACACCACCGTGTTCGGGCCCACCGGCCGCATGGAGAACGGCCAGCGCCTGGTCCTGCTCGAGCAGGTCCAGTCCTGGTGCGCCGACACCCGCACCGAGGTCACCATCAAGCCCGTCATCGACCTCAACACCACGCTCACCGCGCAGACGCGGAAGGTCCCGGCAACGATCCGCGAACACGTGATCCTGAGAGATCGCACCTGCGTGTTCCCGTTCTGCACCCGCCCGGCACGGCGCTGCGACGTCGACCACATCATCCCGTGGGACAACGACGCCCACGCCGAGGGCCGACCCCAACCGGGTCCGACGACCACGAGCAACCTCGCGTGCCTGTGCCGGTTCCACCACCGCCTCAAGACCCACTCGCCCTGGCGCTACGCCATGGTCGCGCCCGGGGTGTTCGCGTGGACCTCGCCCCACGGGCACCGCTACCGCCGCGACCGCACCGGCACCACCGACCTCGACCCACCGGATCCGCCGGACCTGGCAATCCCACCCGGCCTCCCGCGACCACGCCGACGATGA
- a CDS encoding MFS transporter: MSERGPIWRQPGMGPLMVMTCAGFSGYAVLLTVAPLWAVEGGATTAGSGLVNGMLLLFTVLTQLLVPRALRTFGWGSVLAVGLALLGVPGVLMSLDDGLGVVLALSAVRGVGFGVLTVTGSAAVAALVGARRRGEAIGAYGLAVAAPNLVLLPAGPWLAESVGYWVAFTVSALPLVGIPAALRLASALRFSAPDLHPGATAGADPRDPQSAAYRHLLPPMLLLLAVTLAGGALITFTPQMVESTPVAVIGLLLMGLSAALSRWRIGALADRHGAHRFLVPLVVLTGAGMALVAWSVASSDDVRVVSFLLAMLLVGLCYGGLQNLTLVISFAAVSRRHHNLASAVWNVGFDAGTALGSVAVGVIAGLTSFSTALLAAGAVAVATLPLAVRRSGVREASSSR, from the coding sequence GTGAGCGAGCGGGGGCCGATCTGGCGACAGCCGGGCATGGGCCCGCTGATGGTGATGACGTGCGCGGGGTTCTCCGGGTACGCGGTGCTGCTCACGGTGGCTCCGCTGTGGGCGGTCGAGGGCGGCGCGACCACTGCCGGCTCCGGGCTCGTGAACGGCATGCTCCTCCTCTTCACGGTGCTGACGCAGCTGCTCGTCCCGCGGGCGTTGCGGACCTTCGGATGGGGGTCGGTGCTCGCCGTCGGGCTCGCCCTGCTGGGCGTCCCCGGGGTCCTGATGTCGCTGGACGACGGGCTCGGCGTGGTCCTCGCGCTCTCGGCGGTCCGGGGAGTCGGGTTCGGCGTCCTCACCGTCACCGGGAGCGCGGCCGTCGCCGCGCTCGTGGGCGCGAGGCGGCGCGGGGAGGCGATCGGGGCGTACGGCCTTGCCGTCGCGGCGCCGAACCTCGTCCTCCTGCCCGCCGGGCCGTGGCTCGCCGAGAGCGTCGGCTACTGGGTGGCGTTCACCGTGAGCGCCCTGCCCCTGGTCGGCATCCCGGCGGCGCTCCGCCTCGCGTCAGCACTCCGCTTCAGTGCACCGGACCTGCACCCCGGCGCCACGGCGGGGGCCGACCCGCGCGACCCGCAGTCGGCTGCCTACCGACACCTGCTCCCGCCGATGCTCCTGTTGCTGGCGGTCACGCTCGCAGGCGGCGCGCTCATCACGTTCACCCCCCAGATGGTCGAGAGCACGCCGGTCGCAGTCATCGGCCTGCTCCTGATGGGGCTGTCCGCTGCGCTGAGTCGTTGGCGGATCGGCGCGCTCGCGGACCGTCACGGCGCGCACCGCTTCCTCGTGCCCCTCGTCGTCCTCACGGGAGCGGGCATGGCACTGGTGGCATGGTCAGTCGCGAGCTCCGACGACGTCCGCGTGGTGTCGTTCCTCCTCGCCATGCTCCTGGTCGGCCTGTGCTACGGAGGGCTGCAGAACCTCACGCTGGTGATCTCCTTCGCCGCCGTCTCGCGTCGGCACCACAACCTCGCGAGCGCGGTGTGGAACGTCGGGTTCGACGCGGGCACGGCGCTGGGCTCGGTGGCCGTCGGGGTGATCGCCGGGCTCACGTCCTTCTCCACCGCGCTCCTGGCGGCGGGCGCGGTCGCCGTGGCGACGCTCCCGCTAGCGGTGCGGCGGTCGGGCGTGCGTGAGGCTTCGAGCAGCCGTTGA
- a CDS encoding CoA-acylating methylmalonate-semialdehyde dehydrogenase, with the protein MGRMSHLDQRDIVHWADGAPLTGEPHGWADVTNPATGEVTGRVALASEADAAAVIAAAARAARAWGTTSLARRTQVLFAFRELLNARKDELAAIITSEHGKVHSDAMGEIARGLEVVEFACGMSHLLKGGHSEEASTGVDVHSKRVPLGVVGIISPFNFPAMVPMWFFPIAIAAGNTVVLKPSEKDPSAAGWIAALWQEAGLPDGVFNVLHGDKTAVDALLTSPDVQAISFVGSTPIAEYVYETASRHGKRVQALGGAKNHMVVLPDADLDLAADSAVNAGYGSAGERCMAISVLVAVDPIGDELVARVADRTRTLLIGDGARGSDEREADMGPLVTRAHRDRVSSFIDSGEAAGAKVVVDGRDVAARGGEGGFWLGPTLFDDVTPDMDIYREEIFGPVLSVVRAASYEEAVALVNANQYGNGTAVFTNDGGAARRFEADVEVGMIGVNVPVPVPVAYYSFGGWKRSLFGDTHAHGTEGVHFFTRGKVVTTRWIDPANRPEGGLELGFPRND; encoded by the coding sequence ATGGGGCGCATGAGCCACCTCGATCAGCGCGACATCGTGCACTGGGCCGACGGCGCCCCCCTGACCGGCGAGCCCCACGGCTGGGCCGACGTGACCAACCCCGCCACCGGCGAGGTGACCGGCCGCGTCGCGCTGGCCAGCGAGGCCGACGCGGCCGCCGTGATCGCGGCCGCCGCCCGCGCCGCCCGCGCGTGGGGCACCACGTCGCTGGCGCGGCGTACGCAGGTGCTGTTCGCGTTCCGCGAGCTGCTCAACGCCCGCAAGGACGAGCTGGCCGCCATCATCACGAGCGAGCACGGCAAGGTGCACTCCGACGCGATGGGCGAGATCGCTCGCGGCCTCGAGGTGGTCGAGTTCGCGTGCGGCATGTCGCACCTGCTCAAGGGCGGGCACAGCGAGGAGGCCTCGACCGGCGTCGACGTGCACTCCAAGCGGGTGCCGCTGGGCGTGGTCGGCATCATCAGCCCGTTCAACTTCCCGGCGATGGTGCCGATGTGGTTCTTCCCGATCGCGATCGCCGCGGGCAACACGGTCGTCCTCAAGCCGAGCGAGAAGGATCCGAGCGCGGCCGGCTGGATCGCCGCGCTGTGGCAGGAGGCCGGACTGCCCGACGGCGTCTTCAACGTGCTGCACGGCGACAAGACGGCCGTCGACGCACTGCTCACCAGCCCCGACGTGCAGGCGATCAGCTTCGTCGGCTCCACCCCGATCGCGGAGTACGTCTACGAGACGGCGAGCCGCCACGGCAAGCGCGTCCAGGCGCTCGGCGGCGCGAAGAACCACATGGTCGTGCTGCCCGACGCCGACCTCGACCTGGCCGCCGACTCGGCCGTCAACGCCGGGTACGGCAGCGCCGGCGAGCGGTGCATGGCGATCAGCGTCCTCGTCGCGGTCGACCCGATCGGCGACGAGCTGGTCGCCCGGGTCGCCGACCGCACGCGCACGCTGCTCATCGGCGACGGAGCCAGGGGCAGTGACGAGCGCGAGGCCGATATGGGCCCGCTCGTGACCAGGGCGCACCGCGACCGGGTCAGCTCCTTCATCGACTCCGGCGAGGCGGCGGGCGCGAAGGTCGTCGTCGACGGCCGCGACGTCGCCGCGCGCGGCGGGGAGGGCGGCTTCTGGCTCGGCCCGACGCTCTTCGACGACGTCACCCCCGACATGGACATCTACCGCGAGGAGATCTTCGGGCCCGTCCTGTCGGTCGTCCGCGCGGCGTCGTACGAGGAGGCGGTCGCGCTCGTCAACGCCAACCAGTACGGCAACGGCACCGCGGTCTTCACCAACGACGGCGGCGCCGCCCGCCGCTTCGAGGCTGACGTCGAGGTCGGGATGATCGGCGTCAACGTCCCCGTCCCGGTGCCGGTCGCCTACTACTCCTTCGGCGGCTGGAAGCGCTCGCTCTTCGGCGACACCCACGCCCACGGCACCGAGGGCGTGCACTTCTTCACCCGCGGCAAGGTCGTCACCACCCGGTGGATCGACCCGGCCAACCGCCCCGAGGGCGGCCTCGAGCTGGGGTTCCCGCGCAATGACTGA
- a CDS encoding aspartate aminotransferase family protein has product MTDLLSTTSDLGSDLSGTHDAERAYELDRAHVFHSWSAQAEISPMVITRAEGSHVWDGDGKRYLDFTSQLVFTNLGHQHPRIVAAIREQAATLCTVAPAFANGTRSEAARLIASHTPGDLDHVFFTNGGADANEHAVRMARLHTGRHKVLTTYRSYHGGTHLAVNMTGDPRRWASDHGSAGTVHFFGPFLYRSAFHATTEAEECQRALEHLEQVVALEGPATIAAIVLEAIPGTAGIMVPPPGYLAGVREICDRHGIVLVADEVMSGFGRSGRWFAVEHGGVTPDLLTFAKGVNSGYVPLGGVAISDEIHATFAHRAYPGGLTYSGHPLACAAAVATIRAMEDDDLVGRAHRLGAEVIGPGLRALAEKHQWIGEVRGTGAFWALELVSDRETREPLTPYGGSSPAMSAVVKGCQERGMLPFSNFNRIHVVPPLTTTDDEAREGLAILDAALAAAAG; this is encoded by the coding sequence ATGACTGACCTCCTCTCCACCACCAGCGACCTGGGCAGCGACCTCTCGGGGACCCACGACGCCGAGCGGGCGTACGAGCTCGACCGCGCGCACGTCTTCCACTCCTGGTCGGCGCAGGCCGAGATCAGCCCGATGGTGATCACCCGGGCCGAGGGCAGCCACGTGTGGGACGGCGACGGGAAGCGCTACCTCGACTTCACCTCCCAGCTGGTCTTCACCAACCTCGGCCACCAGCACCCGCGCATCGTCGCCGCGATCCGGGAGCAGGCCGCGACGCTGTGCACGGTCGCGCCGGCCTTCGCCAACGGCACCCGCTCGGAGGCCGCCCGGCTGATCGCGAGCCACACCCCCGGCGACCTCGACCACGTGTTCTTCACCAACGGCGGCGCCGACGCCAACGAGCACGCCGTACGGATGGCGCGGCTGCACACCGGCCGGCACAAGGTGCTGACGACCTACCGCAGCTATCACGGCGGCACCCACCTCGCGGTCAACATGACCGGCGACCCGCGCCGCTGGGCCAGCGACCACGGCTCGGCGGGGACGGTCCACTTCTTCGGCCCGTTCCTCTACCGCAGCGCGTTCCACGCCACCACCGAGGCCGAGGAGTGCCAGCGCGCGCTCGAGCACCTCGAGCAGGTCGTCGCCCTGGAGGGACCGGCGACGATCGCCGCGATCGTGCTCGAGGCGATCCCCGGCACCGCCGGGATCATGGTCCCGCCGCCGGGCTACCTCGCCGGCGTCCGCGAGATCTGCGACCGGCACGGGATCGTGCTGGTCGCCGACGAGGTGATGTCCGGCTTCGGGCGGTCGGGCCGGTGGTTCGCGGTCGAGCACGGCGGCGTCACCCCCGACCTCCTGACCTTCGCCAAGGGCGTCAACAGCGGCTACGTCCCGCTCGGCGGCGTCGCGATCAGCGACGAGATCCACGCGACCTTCGCCCACCGCGCCTACCCCGGCGGGCTGACCTACTCCGGTCATCCGCTCGCCTGCGCCGCGGCCGTCGCGACCATCCGCGCGATGGAGGACGACGACCTCGTCGGCCGTGCCCACCGCCTCGGCGCCGAGGTCATCGGTCCGGGCCTGCGGGCGCTCGCCGAGAAGCACCAGTGGATCGGCGAGGTGCGCGGCACCGGCGCCTTCTGGGCGCTCGAGCTGGTCAGCGACCGGGAGACCAGGGAGCCGCTGACGCCGTACGGCGGGTCGAGCCCGGCGATGAGCGCCGTCGTGAAGGGCTGCCAGGAGCGGGGCATGCTGCCGTTCAGCAACTTCAACCGCATCCACGTCGTGCCGCCGCTGACGACCACCGACGACGAGGCGCGCGAGGGCCTGGCGATCCTCGACGCGGCGCTGGCGGCCGCGGCGGGGTGA